In Ascochyta rabiei chromosome 2, complete sequence, one genomic interval encodes:
- a CDS encoding NAD-dependent histone deacetylase sir2, with protein MAAQARTGPEGAQAQAAVRGAPSAQHLARDASAARDAADDDDDDDVEGAVWETASLFEEILDDVAAFEHSTNNTETCTADEARRLRQRLHAVGASQFVMENITSERMTARKLCTAFSVRIPRFLDDAPDESFYQLLGLAINRELNKRPRLDQYRSLDDAARLLQDRSNVMVITGAGISTSLGIPDFRSKNTGFYSRLRAMGYDEPEQVFDIHNFDEDPRIFYQLAGDIVPDLKKWTPTHEFIRLLQDKDKLLTNYTQNIDNVEANAGIRKEKLIQCHGSWATATCRKCKYNVPGEDIFDSVRAMKPAECKRCVAEIASQKPGLKRKRTSNGHANRKKRSSDEDSESDGAFDIPQPGIMKPDITFFGEALPNDFFDHLKDVDKDKVDLVIVMGTSMKVAPVSEIPNFLPRHVPQIFISRDPIHHINFDIQLLGDCDVIVAELARRAGWKLDHDMLPEDQTVDVVCIDEEEHEYGVKLRNAKPVVEPRTELRLETMKQAELEIETEPKHTTRTDRESKNPQLKVE; from the exons ATGGCTGCTCAGGCCCGCACAGGTCCTGAAGGCGCCCAGGCCCAGGCCGCCGTGCGTGGTGCGCCGAGCGCACAGCACCTCGCCAGGGACGCCTCTGCCGCCAGGGAcgccgccgacgacgacgacgacgacgatgtcGAGGGCGCCGTGTGGGAGACGGCCTCGCTCTTCGAGGAGATACTCGACGACGTCGCCGCCTTCGAGCACTCCACCAACA ACACCGAGACATGCACCGCCGACGAGGCCCGCCGCCTGCGCCAGCGTCTCCACGCCGTCGGTGCCAGCCAGTTCGTCATGGAGAACATCACCTCGGAAAGGATGACGGCCCGCAAGCTGTGCACCGCCTTCAGCGTCCGCATCCCCCGCTTCCTCGACGATGCCCCCGACGAGAGCTTCTACCAGCTGCTCGGCCTGGCCATCAACCGCGAGCTGAACAAGCGCCCGCGCCTCGACCAGTACCGCTCCCTCGACGACGCCGCCCGCCTGCTGCAGGACCGCTCCAACGTCATGGTCATCACCGGCGCCGGCATCTCCACCAGCCTGGGCATCCCCGACTTCCGCTCCAAGAACACGGGCTTCTACTCGCGCCTGCGCGCCATGGGCTACGACGAGCCCGAGCAGGTCTTTGACATCCACAACTTCGACGAAGACCCGCGCATCTTCTACCAGCTGGCTGGCGACATCGTCCCCGACCTGAAGAAGTGGACCCCCACCCACGAGTTCATCCGCCTGCTGCAGGACAAGGACAAGCTGCTCACAAACTACACCCAGAACATCGACAACGTCGAAGCCAACGCCGGCATCCGCAAGGAGAAGCTGATTCAGTGCCACGGCTCCTGGGCCACGGCCACGTGCAGAAAGTGCAAGTACAACGTTCCCGGCGAGGACATCTTCGACTCGGTGCGCGCCATGAAGCCGGCCGAGTGCAAGCGCTGTGTCGCCGAGATTGCGAGCCAGAAGCCCGGCCTGAAGCGGAAACGCACCTCCAACGGCCACGCCAACAGGAAGAAGCGCTCGAGCGACGAGGACTCGGAGTCGGACGGTGCCTTTGACATACCCCAGCCCGGCATCATGAAGCCCGACATCACCTTCTTTGGCGAAGCGCTGCCAAACGACTTCTTCGACCATCTAAAGGATGTCGACAAGGACAAGGTCGACCTCGTCATCGTCATGGGCACGAGCATGAAAGTCGCGCCCGTCTCCGAGATCCCCAACTTCCTGCCCCGCCATGTGCCGCAGATCTTCATATCGCGAGAC CCCATCCATCACATCAACTTTGACATCCAGCTGCTGGGCGACTGCGATGTCATCGTCGCCGAGCTCGCGCGCCGTGCCGGCTGGAAGCTGGACCACGACATGCTGCCCGAAGACCAGACCGTGGACGTTGTGTGCATTGACGAGGAAGAGCACGAGTACGGCGTCAAGCTGCGAAACGCGAAGCCGGTAGTCGAGCCTCGGACGGAGCTCAGGCTGGAGACGATGAAGCAGGCCGAGCTCGAGATCGAGACCGAGCCAAAACACACGACACGCACAGACCGAGAAAGCAAGAACCCACAGCTCAAAGTCGAGTAG
- a CDS encoding NAD-dependent histone deacetylase sir2, variant 2 gives MSRAPCGRRPRSSRRYSTTSPPSSTPPTVRRSHATAHHPPPTARPLLTPHPDTETCTADEARRLRQRLHAVGASQFVMENITSERMTARKLCTAFSVRIPRFLDDAPDESFYQLLGLAINRELNKRPRLDQYRSLDDAARLLQDRSNVMVITGAGISTSLGIPDFRSKNTGFYSRLRAMGYDEPEQVFDIHNFDEDPRIFYQLAGDIVPDLKKWTPTHEFIRLLQDKDKLLTNYTQNIDNVEANAGIRKEKLIQCHGSWATATCRKCKYNVPGEDIFDSVRAMKPAECKRCVAEIASQKPGLKRKRTSNGHANRKKRSSDEDSESDGAFDIPQPGIMKPDITFFGEALPNDFFDHLKDVDKDKVDLVIVMGTSMKVAPVSEIPNFLPRHVPQIFISRDPIHHINFDIQLLGDCDVIVAELARRAGWKLDHDMLPEDQTVDVVCIDEEEHEYGVKLRNAKPVVEPRTELRLETMKQAELEIETEPKHTTRTDRESKNPQLKVE, from the exons atgtcGAGGGCGCCGTGTGGGAGACGGCCTCGCTCTTCGAGGAGATACTCGACGACGTCGCCGCCTTCGAGCACTCCACCAACAGTACGCCGCAGCCACGCCACGgcccaccacccaccacccACGGCCCGCCCACTGCTAACACCCCACCCAGACACCGAGACATGCACCGCCGACGAGGCCCGCCGCCTGCGCCAGCGTCTCCACGCCGTCGGTGCCAGCCAGTTCGTCATGGAGAACATCACCTCGGAAAGGATGACGGCCCGCAAGCTGTGCACCGCCTTCAGCGTCCGCATCCCCCGCTTCCTCGACGATGCCCCCGACGAGAGCTTCTACCAGCTGCTCGGCCTGGCCATCAACCGCGAGCTGAACAAGCGCCCGCGCCTCGACCAGTACCGCTCCCTCGACGACGCCGCCCGCCTGCTGCAGGACCGCTCCAACGTCATGGTCATCACCGGCGCCGGCATCTCCACCAGCCTGGGCATCCCCGACTTCCGCTCCAAGAACACGGGCTTCTACTCGCGCCTGCGCGCCATGGGCTACGACGAGCCCGAGCAGGTCTTTGACATCCACAACTTCGACGAAGACCCGCGCATCTTCTACCAGCTGGCTGGCGACATCGTCCCCGACCTGAAGAAGTGGACCCCCACCCACGAGTTCATCCGCCTGCTGCAGGACAAGGACAAGCTGCTCACAAACTACACCCAGAACATCGACAACGTCGAAGCCAACGCCGGCATCCGCAAGGAGAAGCTGATTCAGTGCCACGGCTCCTGGGCCACGGCCACGTGCAGAAAGTGCAAGTACAACGTTCCCGGCGAGGACATCTTCGACTCGGTGCGCGCCATGAAGCCGGCCGAGTGCAAGCGCTGTGTCGCCGAGATTGCGAGCCAGAAGCCCGGCCTGAAGCGGAAACGCACCTCCAACGGCCACGCCAACAGGAAGAAGCGCTCGAGCGACGAGGACTCGGAGTCGGACGGTGCCTTTGACATACCCCAGCCCGGCATCATGAAGCCCGACATCACCTTCTTTGGCGAAGCGCTGCCAAACGACTTCTTCGACCATCTAAAGGATGTCGACAAGGACAAGGTCGACCTCGTCATCGTCATGGGCACGAGCATGAAAGTCGCGCCCGTCTCCGAGATCCCCAACTTCCTGCCCCGCCATGTGCCGCAGATCTTCATATCGCGAGAC CCCATCCATCACATCAACTTTGACATCCAGCTGCTGGGCGACTGCGATGTCATCGTCGCCGAGCTCGCGCGCCGTGCCGGCTGGAAGCTGGACCACGACATGCTGCCCGAAGACCAGACCGTGGACGTTGTGTGCATTGACGAGGAAGAGCACGAGTACGGCGTCAAGCTGCGAAACGCGAAGCCGGTAGTCGAGCCTCGGACGGAGCTCAGGCTGGAGACGATGAAGCAGGCCGAGCTCGAGATCGAGACCGAGCCAAAACACACGACACGCACAGACCGAGAAAGCAAGAACCCACAGCTCAAAGTCGAGTAG
- a CDS encoding Ribonuclease P: MLDLHRPDASSDTKTYFSHSILPAYMDPLNTSTKKKPFSTFAAQPHSHTLDLVLPAELWDVVRAYPGPNESVYARAFLKLSDILDQDFLDAYVRQGMVSLLSAGREKVDTRIEIVRGVLRIEMDRPTYERAGLVGVAMEDGGKKHARARWRVEYNLTLPSARKGKKGFERLRWAARNVLNESKSWLFCSANPSFGESVSDGREVLSQHAPKIFKLEPEVTTLKGTVVPKFNVCGNGLSGLYDQDDALALLEWLDMLSLGSSRTNESDRVDSHLCRYDVPEFGHGTETCELVRVRWHGFITPEFAKDLFLAVWKSGFKAKHETNKRKGSIVQHDQDGDRDENDTMEGTQDENKTEKWFKMSAQAFGGKKAWSLMQFPNRETLVWEIEA, translated from the coding sequence ATGCTGGACCTGCACCGCCCTGACGCCTCGAGCGATACCAAAACCTACTTCTCGCACAGCATCCTGCCCGCGTACATGGACCCGCTCAACACGTCGACCAAGAAGAAGCCCTTCTCCACATTCGCCGCACAACCGCACAGCCACACGCTCGACCTCGTCCTGCCTGCTGAGCTGTGGGATGTCGTGCGCGCGTACCCCGGGCCCAACGAAAGTGTGTACGCGCGCGCTTTCCTCAAGTTATCCGACATCCTCGACCAAGACTTTCTCGATGCCTATGTACGGCAGGGCATGGTGAGTCTGCTGAGCGCCGGGCGCGAGAAAGTGGACACGCGGATCGAGATCGTGCGAGGGGTGCTGCGGATCGAGATGGATCGGCCGACGTACGAGCGCGCGGGGCTGGTGGGCGTAGCCATGGAAGACGGGGGTAAGAAACACGCGCGCGCACGGTGGAGGGTGGAGTACAATCTCACGCTGCCGTCGGCGCGGAAGGGAAAGAAGGGATTTGAGCGGTTGCGCTGGGCGGCGCGGAACGTGCTGAATGAGAGCAAGAGTTGGCTGTTCTGTAGCGCGAATCCATCGTTTGGAGAGAGTGTGAGCGATGGGAGAGAGGTGTTGAGCCAGCATGCGCCCAAGATTTTCAAGCTGGAACCAGAGGTTACGACATTAAAGGGGACAGTCGTGCCCAAATTCAATGTTTGCGGGAATGGTTTATCCGGGTTGTACGACCAGGACGATGCGCTTGCGCTGCTAGAATGGCTGGACATGCTCAGCTTGGGCTCAAGCAGGACCAACGAGAGCGACAGGGTAGACAGCCATCTGTGCCGCTACGACGTCCCCGAGTTCGGTCACGGTACGGAAACGTGCGAGCTCGTGCGAGTGCGATGGCATGGCTTCATCACGCCCGAGTTCGCGAAAGATCTGTTTCTAGCGGTGTGGAAGAGCGGGTTTAAAGCCAAACACGAAACAAACAAAAGGAAGGGCAGCATCGTCCAGCACGATCAAGATGGTGATAGAGATGAGAATGACACTATGGAGGGCACACAGGATGAAAACAAGACAGAGAAGTGGTTCAAAATGAGTGCGCAGGCATTCGGAGGCAAGAAGGCGTGGTCGCTCATGCAGTTCCCCAACCGAGAAACGCTGGTGTGGGAAATCGAGGCTTGA
- a CDS encoding laccase, multicopper oxidase, benzenediol:oxygen oxidorectuctase, with the protein MLFRSLAYWLSAGSLAYASAIPTSLVERQDGACTNTARTRNCWSDGYSIATDFDAKSPPDGTTVTYNLEISNVTKPHLDGSAGSRQFQLINGQYPGPTIRAKWGDTIVVNVKNNMQDNGTGIHWHGIRQLNSCQQDGVPGVTECPIAPGKTRQYKFRATQFGTTWYHSHWSAQYGDGVLGTMIIDGPATANYDEDLGVLPLTDYYYTPAFTLNEVAQHSTRGPPAPNNILVNGTHVNASGGGKYAKMTVTKGKKYRIRIINTSVDSTFSVSLDGHPFTVMTADFVPIKSYITTQVTLAIGQRYDVMINANQTVDNYWFRVAVGTDCGSNSMIASGVQMGAIVSYSGASSGNPTSTGVAMRTACVDEKTSDLVPFVPNTVPSSVVGSAGKLEIGFSQAAPANLVRWLIDGTPMIVDWNNPTLETTLAGSDKFYANANIHEMSTSNWYLWWIQSTAAIQLPHPIHLHGHDFYIVGEGSGTWDGSTTGLTLNNPTRRDTTTMPVGGYLLIAFPADNPGAWVMHCHIAWHASQGLSMQFLERKGEIQGAIGGTSDFKKGCDEWDGYWFDGNHPYNQTDSGL; encoded by the exons ATGTTGTTTCGTTCTTTGGCCTACTGGCTATCTGCCGGCTCACTCGCGTATGCCAGTGCCATCCCAACCTCTCTTGTTGAGAGACAAGACGGCGCATGTACAAACACAGCTCGAACACGCAATTGTTGGAGCGATGGGTACAGTATCGCCACTGATTTCGATGCCAAATCCCCTCCAGATGGTACAACTGTCACT TACAACCTTGAGATCTCGAACGTCACAAAACCACATCTTGATGGCAGTGCTGGAAGTCGACAATTTCAACTTATCAACGGTCAATACCCAGGACCGACGATTCGAGCAAAGTGGGGTGACACCATTGTCGTGAATGTCAAGAACAACATGCAAGACAATGGCACCGGAATTCATTGGCACGGCATTCGCCAGTTGAACTCATGTCAACAAGACGGCGTCCCTGGCGTTACAGAATGTCCAATTGCCCCCGGGAAGACTCGCCAATACAAATTCAGAGCGACCCAGTTCGGCACGACCTGGTACCACTCTCATTGGTCTGCTCAGTACGGGGATGGTGTGCTCGGGACCATGATTATCGATGGCCCCGCTACAGCCAATTACGATGAGGATCTGGGTGTGCTGCCACTTAcagactactactacacaccAGCTTTCACTCTCAATGAGGTAGCACAGCACTCAACAAGGGGCCCTCCCGCTCCAAATAACATCCTTGTCAACGGTACTCATGTCAACGCAAGCGGCGGGGGCAAATATGCGAAGATGACTGTCACCAAGGGGAAAAAGTACCGCATCAGGATCATTAACACCTCCGTGGACAGCACTTTCAGTGTTTCTCTTGATGGACATCCCTTCACTGTTATGACTGCCGACTTTGTTCCCATCAAGTCTTATATCACCACTCAGGTGACGCTTGCTATTGGCCAACGTTACGATGTAATGATCAACGCAAACCAGACGGTGGATAACTATTGGTTCCGCGTAGCCGTAGGAACAGACTGTGGATCCAACTCTATGATCGCTTCTGGCGTCCAAATGGGCGCCATCGTTTCTTATTCAGGCGCGTCCAGTGGAAACCCTACGTCTACCGGTGTCGCCATGCGAACAGCCTGCGTCGATGAAAAGACCAGCGATCTCGTTCCCTTCGTCCCGAACACCGTACCCTCATCTGTAGTCGGCAGCGCTGGCAAGCTCGAAATCGGATTCAGCCAGGCAGCACCAGCCAACCTTGTCCGCTGGCTCATTGATGGCACACCGATGATCGTCGATTGGAACAACCCCACACTGGAGACAACACTCGCTGGATCGGATAAGTTCTATGCCAACGCCAACATCCATGAGATGTCCACTAGCAATTGGTATCTGTGGTGGATCCAATCAACAGCTGCTATCCAGCTTCCGCATCCTATCCATCTTCACGGCCACGACTTTTACATCGTCGGCGAAGGGAGTGGGACTTGGGACGGTTCGACTACAGGTTTGACGCTGAACAACCCTACCCGTCGTGATACTACAACAATGCCAGTTGGTGGTTATCTGCTGATAGCATTTCCTGCGGATAATCCAGGAGCTTGGGTG ATGCATTGCCACATTGCATGGCATGCGAGTCAGGGACTTTCGATGCAGTTCCTGGAGCGCAAAGGTGAGATTCAGGGCGCGATTGGTGGCACGTCAGATTTCAAGAAGGGCTGTGATGAGTGGGATGGGTACTGGTTCGACGGAAACCATCCGTACAACCAGACCGATTCGGGGCTCTAG